Proteins found in one Miscanthus floridulus cultivar M001 chromosome 4, ASM1932011v1, whole genome shotgun sequence genomic segment:
- the LOC136551330 gene encoding zinc finger protein VAR3, chloroplastic-like gives MLSHMACHSPLLLLRRRRGVPTPSSLLILLRHRPFASSPSPPPHPSSASSKPPALSARLSFVFDQLDALDRSRSSELSARDAALRRIQSWRRPAPPPDAPPLDAEPGPEPESGPDGHKEAAPVAASADEVGRMSMEEVLRREVELVHPWPEWIELMERLAQQRYFDLGRACGADESSMAAAVPLDLSEVSEEAGFDFSRDWTTVKNACMNFGRDRFDILKSLPRKDLQILVGHGCPSMDAKVVFSAKLIRKRVHLDEGDVCSSCNLRNVCTRGYILTRKEDEARTLDVMRILLIYGFDHVKETVENKPLLKLKSLKTAVRKLIHEIVKLSAVPIDPNLPPPVIRKPPPKVKQPPPPPKKRVGRDDVEMKKGDWLCPKCDFMNFAKNTVCLQCDAKRPKRQLLPGEWECPRCNFLNYRRNMSCFHCEHDRPADEYSNSQMEAKQSALRKRLERPPRKPDVSSAWNFDFDDNESDGADVAAFEFADSFKARESSSADSMSYRGASKGSEDEEFRMAETMTTGRGNKFSERDSLPSSSNGFDDFDDEEDDIDSYELDLPKGSQTGGVSRMSYSDLENASDSEGFSEIDNNRESTYDNSRESRYDNSRESRYDNRESRYAAKDEDEFEDHPSLRSTHLADSWHKTRGRSGSNNYRKASFGSESDDGINSDLDEDIDKGFRNNGSHSQGSPNRASVRHNALAYSDDEPFSDDVDSGMVDRFQSRQTKSSMNIKDNFRDTRRNLNGRRSSGDRYGRTERNDRFNDFDMHRGGSLDKSHRTRGNQLDSGSRGLQRNVRRNWDRSGGFDGRHSGV, from the exons ATGCTCTCACATATGGCCTGCCATAGCCCACTGCTGCTTCTCCGCCGCCGGCGCGGCGTCCCCACCCCCTCgtccctcctcatcctcctccgccaccgccccttcgcctcctctccctccccacCCCCACACCCCTCGTCCGCCTCCTCTAAGCCGCCCGCCCTCTCCGCCCGCCTCTCCTTCGTCTTCGACCAGCTCGACGCCCTCGACCGCTCCCGTTCCTCCGAGCTCTCGGCCCGCGACGCCGCCCTCCGCCGCATCCAGTCCTGGCgccgccccgcgccgccgcctgATGCACCGCCGCTGGATGCAGAGCCGGGCCCGGAGCCGGAGTCGGGGCCGGATGGTCATAAGGAAGCTGCTCCGGTGGCGGCATCTGCTGATGAGGTGGGGAGGATGAGCATGGAGGAGGTGCTGCGGAGGGAGGTGGAGCTGGTGCACCCCTGGCCCGAATGGATCGAACTGATGGAGCGGCTTGCTCAGCAGAGGTACTTCGACCTGGGGCGGGCCTGTGGTGCCGATGAGAGCTCCATGGCCGCCGCGGTGCCCTTGGACCTCTCAGAGGTCAGTGAGGAGGCGGGGTTCGACTTCTCCAGAGACTGGACTACTGTCAAAAACGCCTGCATGAACTTTGGCCGAGATCGGTTCGACATCCTCAA ATCATTGCCTAGGAAGGATCTTCAGATATTGGTCGGCCATGGGTGCCCTAGCATGGATGCAAAAGTGGTGTTTTCtgcaaaactgataagaaaacgTGTACATCTTGATGAGGGCGAT GTATGTAGTTCTTGTAATTTACGAAATGTATGCACGAGGGGCTATATCCTTACACGTAAAGAAGACGAAGCTCGGACTCTTGATGTTATGCGCATTTTGTTGATCTATGGTTTTGATCACGTAAAGGAAACTGTAGAGAACAAACCTCTGCTCAAATTAAAATCTTTGAAGACTGCTGTTCGGAAATTGATACATGAGATTGTCAAGTTGAGTGCTGTTCCTATTGATCCTAATCTCCCACCCCCTGTAATAAGGAAGCCTCCTCCTAAAGTGAAGCAACCACCTCCCCCACCAAAGAAGCGAGTGGGGCGTGATGATGTTGAGATGAAGAAAGGAGATTGGCTCTGCCCTAA GTGTGATTTCATGAATTTTGCAAAAAACACTGTTTGCTTGCAGTGTGATGCTAAGCGTCCCAAAAGGCAACTCCTCCCTGGAGAGTGGGAATGCCCTCG GTGCAATTTCTTGAACTATAGGCGGAATATGTCATGTTTCCATTGTGAACATGACCGTCCTGCAGATGAGTACTCCAACAGCCAAATGGAAGCAAAGCAATCTGCACTGCGGAAAAGATTGGAAAGACCTCCACGCAAGCCTGATGTTTCTAGTGCATGGAACTTTGATTTTGATGATAACGAGTCAGATGGTGCAGATGTTGCTGCATTTGAGTTTGCTGATTCATTTAAGGCAAGGGAGAGCTCATCAGCAGACAGCATGTCTTATAGAGGTGCTTCTAAGGGCTCCGAGGATGAGGAATTTAGAATGGCTGAAACAATGACTACAGGACGAGGGAATAAGTTCTCAGAAAGAGATAGCttgccatcttcaagtaatggttttgatgattttgatgatgaagaggatgacATTGACAGTTATGAACTTGACTTGCCAAAAGGTAGTCAGACAGGTGGAGTGTCAAGGATGAGTTATTCAGATCTTGAGAATGCTTCTGATTCAGAAGGTTTTAGTGAAATTGATAATAATAGAGAGTCCACATATGACAATAGTAGAGAGTCCAGATATGATAATAGTAGAGAGTCCAGATATGATAATAGAGAGTCCAGATATGCAGCCAAGGATGAGGATGAATTTGAGGATCACCCTTCCCTGAGATCGACTCATCTTGCTGATTCCTGGCATAAAACCAGAGGTCGGAGTGGTTCAAATAACTATAGAAAGGCATCTTTCGGATCAGAGAGTGATGATGGGATCAATTCTGATCTGGACGAGGACATTGACAAAGGTTTTAGAAATAATGGAAGCCATAGTCAGGGAAGTCCTAACAGAGCTTCTGTTAGGCACAATGCACTTGCCTACAGTGATGATGAACCATTTTCTGATGATGTGGATTCTGGTATGGTTGATCGGTTCCAGTCTAGGCAGACTAAGTCTTCCATGAACATCAAGGATAACTTCCGTGACACAAGACGTAACTTGAATGGAAGACGGTCTAGTGGGGACCGTTATGGTAGAACAGAACGGAATGACCGGTTCAACGATTTTGATATGCACCGTGGCGGTTCCTTGGATAAGAGTCACAGAACTAGGGGTAATCAGCTAGATAGTGGTTCAAGAGGTTTACAAAGAAATGTAAGAAGAAATTGGGATAGAAGTGGTGGCTTTGACGGCAGGCACTCGGGCGTTTAA